GGACCGGGGGGataggagttgatgggaatgtggagagattACCTTCAGGTTGGTGTAAAGGTGTGCCTGAGGGTTGACATGtagactgtgggccgaatggcctacttccgtgctgtatctccatgaATCACTCCCCATCAACCTCCCGGTTCTgtgatgttcataagtgatagaagcagaattagaccattcggcccatcaagttacaagttcacaagttataggagtagaattagaccattcggcccatcaagtctactccgccattcaatcatggctaatctttgcctcctaatcccattttccttccttctccccatgacacccgttctaatcaataatttgcctatctctgccttaaagatatccactgacttggcttccactgccctctgtggcaatgagttccacagattaactaccctttgactaaagacgtTCCTCATCACCTCCTCTCTCAAAGAGcaccctttgattctgaggctatgacctctggtcctagactctcccaccagtggaaacatccactctatctgtgcctttcattattcagtaagtttcaatgaggtccccccctcaaccttctgaactctagtctactccgccattcgatcgcgGCTGATCTACtcccccattgtcctgccttttccccataaccctctggcaccagtactaatcaagaatctctctgtctctgccttcaaaatattcattgacttggccaccacagctttctgtggcaatgagttccacacagGGATGGGCTCTGCCCTCTGCCTGGtacctcagccatgatcacattgaatggcggtgctggctcgaagggccgaatggcctactcctgcacctattgtctaatgtctgccGCCTTAACACTGAGATTTTTTTCTTTGCAGAGTGTTTGGAAAACGGGATTCCGCACAGCGTTGGCTCGATGTGGAAGGGAGATGATTGCTACTCCTGTTACTGTGGCAAAGTCACTGCTATCTGCTGTACAGAGTAAGTGGCAGGCTTGTGTATCCACAGCGCCAGAATGCACCTTCCTGGTCCGCTTCTGACAACTTGCAACTTCCATCTCCTTTCCCGTCTGAATGAGATTCTCAGTCAAGGTGGCATTTTTAATCTCGCCCACTGTTGAGTATTTTTAATCTCGCCACACATGATAagtatcaaaggtagacaacaaatgctggagaaactctaagaaaaatcagtctgaagaaaggtctcgacctgaaacatcaccaattccttctctctatagatgctgcctcacccgctgagtttctccagtattttttgtctaccttcgatttttacagcatctgcagttctttcttaaacatgatacatagaaacatagaaaataggtgcaggaggaggccattcggcccttcgagcaagcaccgccattcattgtgatcatggctcattgtcccatgcctgccttctccccttatcccttgattccactagcccctagagctctatttaactctctcttaaatccatccaatggcctccactgccctctgtggcagggaattccacaaattcacaactctctgggtgaaaaagttttttctcacctcggtcttaaatggcttcccccaaGACGTATCAAGTCTTGGGataagtaaaagccctgtcccacggtacgagttcattccaagagctctcccgagtttaaaaaaaaatcaaactcgtggtaagcacggagaatgaacgtagcgggtacgtcggagctcggggacgtctcttagcgctaacggcaggtactcaggaagactcgtgaagatttttcatcacgatgaaaaatgtccacgagagccctgagtaccgactagtggccattaccataaatctccgagttcgaatcagggcaaactcgggagaactcttggaatgaactcgtaccgtgggacagggcttttagtaagTTCCTTACCTATCTTCGACCCATAAGGACGCCAAAAGTGCTGCAGCAGTTAGATCTTCTGTCACTCCTCTCACAAGATATTGGCCAGGATTGGAGCCTCAACCATTGAAAGATTACACATTATGTTTTGGGCTAAACTTTGAACAATGCCGGtacattcaaaacacaataacaccCGTAGGAAATAGGAGTTTCTAATCTAGATTTGTCTGTCAAAGGAAATCTGAAACAGCAAGACACACCAACACGAGGCATTTGTCGAGTCATGCCACACTGagacggcccttcggcccacagaatcaatgcaagcacccatttacactaatcctacaccaaTCTctttttaactctccctccctgtCCTTGGATTCAATCTCACTTGGGGCAAATTACAGTGGATAATTAATCAACCAAACTgcagatctttgggatgtgggaggatagtgTGGCACTTGGAGGAAACACACTCGCTCactgggagagcgtgcaaactctgcacagacagcactggagatcaCTATCGAGCCGttatcactggagctgtgaggcagtggctccaatAGCTGCACTGTGGCACCATGTCATATGTACACCTGATGATGACATTACATCTGTAATTGCATGACTTAGTTACACGTTATACAACTAACACACCAGTGCGTCGCTTGATATTATGGTGCACAACTTAGCTGCTGCCTTACCTACAGTGAAAGTGTTCACACATGGTTCACTGGTTGCAAAGCACGTGCAGATGGATAACCTGTCAGGAGTCCAGAGGCATCTTCTGCCACCTCCGCTGTGCCAGCTGGGTCAATGTGTTCCAGTTGTAGGCAAAGTCTTGACACCCAATCCAATATGACCCTCACACTTGTTCATGGTGTCATCATTCTCCGCATGGGACCATTTATTCTCCATCCCTGGTTATCCCCAGAAAAAACTAttcaagtctgttcaacctctccctggagctaataccctctaatcaagACATCGGTCGAGTAAATCTCCTTGGCACTttttccaaagcccccacatccttcctataatggggcgaccagaaatcaaggcaatgctccaaatgcagcctaaccaaaatctGATCGAACTGCACCATAACTTCCTGATTACCCCAACCATTGATGGCAAGTATATCAtgtacaccggaaattggaggaacagcagctcatattccgcttggggagtctgcatcctgcgggcatgaacattgaattctcccaattttgttagcccttgctgtctcctccctttcctcagccctcgggctgtctcctcccatccctcagccctcgggctcctcctcctcctttttcctttcttctccccaccaccccccatcagtctgaagaaggatctcgacccaaaacatcacccattccttctctccatagatgctgcctgtcccactgagtttctccagcatttttgtgtaccttcgattttccagcatctgcagttccttctgaaaaaaCATATCATGTGGCTTGTTTGCCAGGAAGGCCTTTCCGAGATCATCgatcactcagatttttttcccAGTTTACTGTGCAAGTAGGTGGAATGTATTTGCGAATGGGATCACTAACACAAGTGCCTCTTTTCCTCTCCTGGTAGATATGTCCAAACTCCTGACATCCCAAACAACTGCGAAGCAATCTTCGACAAGAGACTTTGCAGATACAGGATCTACAGCAAAGACAACCCTGACATTCTGTGTGAATAGAGATTTGGAACACAGCAGCGAGATTCTATGAAACAGCTTTGATCCTTATCCCCCGAGCCATCTACCATCGCTTGGACTCGCCCAGTAATTCATTCAGTAGACCTTCAGAACAATTAGCTGTTTAAATGTCATTGTTGTAAACTCATCCATTAACTGTCAAAATGTTTAAGTAATGAAATAAATTCTGTTTGACCAGCTTCTGTTTGGAACATTACGTTCCGCAGTGCATACTTGCAGTCTTCCTTGAACAGGGGATGGCCACAGTATACCGGGCAATTGGAAAGGCCATCATTTGCTGCACATCCACTCATTGCCCCGGGGAATGCGGCAATGACATGCATTTTAaactgctgcagtccttctggAGATGATTGCAagagatcttagtttagtttacagatagagTTTTGAAAAAAGCCTTTCAGCTgaatgagtccatgctgacaatgaatcacctattcacactcatACTGTGTTACTCACTGTCCCATCCATTCCTGACATACTTCGGGGTCATTTTACAGACGTTAATTAACCTTCGGCATGTGagcgaaaaccggagcaccctgcctgaggaatcccatgcagtcacagtgtgaacgtgaaaactccgcacagacagcagcaccccaggtcaggattgaacccagttttcaggtgctgtgagacagccTCTACCAGCGTTGTCACCAAGCTGGTGAACAGTGGGGGGGGTTTCCAAGGTTTCAGCCCAGCAATGACTGTTTAACAGTGATATTATTCCAGGTCAAGGTACTGGGCAGCCAGGTAGAGAACCAGAATCCACTGGCGTTTTCATGCACCTACTGTCTTTCTCTTCACTGGTGGTAGATCAGGTTTAAAAGATCaggagcagagagggagatgggaagaaatACGTGATAATTTaactatatataaccatataacaattacagcacggaaacaggccatctcggccctacaagtcccacctagtcccatctacctgcactcagaccataaccctccattcctttcccatccatatacctatccaatttaatttaaaatgataaaatcgaacctgcctccaccacttccactgaggGGACTGGGTGAGACCAGCGTTGGGACTGTAAGCTCTTCTGCAGGTGGGGCAGGGGTGGTCGGTGAGATGGCTGGGTGGATAGCTTGAGAGATGTCGATCTTCTATGACTTCCTCTCGGCCTCTTGCCTACCACTGACATCTGCACTTGAAgctctccatcccattcccaatccacctTCCCCATTACAATGCTCGGCGATAGCCATGAATCAGTGGGGATGTTTAGTTTTTTCAACGAACCTTCAAGCAGACCATAGACAGAGAGTCATTTCGCAAGGAAAAAAGCCGTTCAGCCCAAGGagatggccattcagcccaatgctGCTGGCTCTTTCAAAACCTTTCCTCTTCTATGTGGCATTTTCTCTCATTGTACCAAGGGAGTGAGCACGAGATATTCCAGTAAATGTAAACATTCCGGGAAACTGCAAATCCTTTGTTAAAGCACAAAACCCGGAAGAAAGGAAAGTCCAAAAATAGCTCACGTATCCTGAAAATGTGACCCAGTTCTGTGTTTCTGCCGGCACTTGGTTCTTGGtctggagaagaattaggccaatgAGGCGGATTAAATTGTCACAATTCTCAAACAATGGAGAATATCAACACATTGCACAAAAGATAGTCAGAGACAGATAaaagtgctgggggggggggggggggggggggggggggggtgcaggggggggggggggggggggggggggggtgagtgagagagagatgagagagacagACATAAAgaatgagagagtgagagagaaagagagagagaggcagagagagagaggagcgagacaggcagacacacagagacacagagacacagagacaaagACAGTCAGAGAGAGACGGACAGATGAAcagtgacaggcagagagatTCAGACAGAGAGAAAGGTACAAATAGAGAAATAAAGCCAAAGAAAGcatgagagacagagacagagagacagagacagagacagagacagagacagagacagagagagacagagagacagagagacagagagagagacagagagacagagagacagagagacagagagacagagagagagagagacagagagacagagagacagagagagagagacagagagacagagagacagagagacagggagacagagagacagagagagagagagacagagagacagagagacagagagagacagagagacagagacagagagacagagagacagagagacagagagacagagagacagagagacagggagacagagagacagagagacagggagacagagagacagagacagagagacagagagacagagagacagagagacagagacagagagacagggagacagagacagagagacagggagacagagagagagagacagagagacagagagacagagagacagagacagagagacagagagacagagagacagagagacagagacagagagacagagagacagagagacagagagacagagagacagagagacagagagacagagagacagagagacagagagacagagagagaaagagaaggagggaTCCTCTCCATACACTTTTCTGCCAGTATAATGCTATCATACCCTGACAATTCCTTGGCAGATAAACCATCTATTCTTATGTCCAAGGTGGCAATTCTCTCGTTTTGGAAATGATAATCAAACAAGGGTGACCCGATGGAGCatctgctagagctgctgccccggAGCGCCAGACACCAAGATTCAATCCTGACGTCAGGTGTTATCTGTGctgagtttgcgcattctccaggtggcgtgggtttcctccaggtgctccggttttctcccacatcccggaGATGTATGGGTCTGTAGGTTAGTTGTCCTAGTGCAGTGAGCGGGTGTGAAAGTGAAATAACACAGGACTagtttgaacgggtgatcgatggtcggcgtgggctcggtggggtgaagccactgtttccatgctgcatctccaagccaaactgaactaaactaaaacccttCTGCGTTAAGTAGGGATGGAAGAGACCCATGGAGCCCATTCCACCAACCTGGAGGTCCCCCTTCCCGTCTGCTTCCGAATGATGTAGTGCTCCCAAATGACTCTATGTTGATCACCCTACAGTCCCCAAAGATACATCAATGCCACACTCTAATTCACTTAACCTTGATCTGATATACATCCAGATGTGCATCTTTTCTACCCAATCTTATTTTGGTGCATTGGCTGTGATGTTGTAACATGGTTTGCAATTGCACTTTGGAATTCGCTAACCCCTCACATTCACATTCTGGCATTCCATGACAGAATTCAAAACCACTCTTAAAATCCATCTTTCTAAACTAGCTTACTCATTTTAACTGCAAAAGCTGCATCTTATTTTATATCAATCTTAACTCATTGTGCTACGCTTTCTTGCTTAATGTATGTTTTATTGATTTCTTTAATTACTGGTGCTTTGTTGCTTATTGTATGCTTATTACTAATATTACGTGATGTAATGTGACCTTGAGTGTCTTGAAAGGcgccattaaataaaatgtattattattattgttattattatttgtGGGAAGGTTTACCTCCGGCAGGACCTCAGCTTATGAAAGTCGCATTCAGAAGACAAGTGTGCACCATGTACTGGACTGTCAGCTGGTTcatgagcagggggggggggggggggggggggggggcagcaaatgctggtttaaactgaagacagacacaaaatgctggagttactcagtgggtcaggcagcatctctggagaaaaagagtaggtgatGCTTTGGTTTGCGAGCTGCGACAGCTGGTTTTTTAAGCTGGTTTCTGGCAAGGGACGGGACACGCAGCAATTGCACGGCAAATTTCTTAGTGGTATGAGCTCTGTCCTGAATTGGACTGTTGCTACCACATCAgtctccttatgcccctgtcccacttaggaaacctgaacggaaacctctggagactttgcgccccacccaaggtttccgtgcggttcctggaggttcccggaggttgcaggtggtgggaggtgcacaaaaacgctggagaaactcagcggatgcagcagcatctattgagcgaaggaaataagcaatgtttcgggccaaaaccctacttcaaactgatggggggtgggggggccgggagaagaaaggaaaaaggaggaggaggagcctgagtgCTGAGGGAGGGATAAGAAGGGGagcagacagcaagggctaacaaaattgggagaattcaatgccaccaggaatatgaggtgctgttcctccaatttccggaggtgctcgctctggccatggaggagacccaggacagagaggtcggatacggaatgggagggggacttgaagtgctgatccaccgggaggtcaggttggtaggaagactgacaaaaacctccgggaacctcacggaaaccttgggtggggcgcaaagtctccagaggtttccgttcaggtttcctaagaggggacaggggcataactggtcACTCTGCAGCTGCCATCTTCACCACACCCCATTAATACAGACTGGAGCCATCACTTTTTCTAGATAAAGTACTTCATTGGTCCCATTAGCTGTGTTGTTGcttcgttcagtttagagatacagcatggagacaggaatGGGATTGCCCTCGGAGCGGGATGGATAGGCTGAAATGTCCCTTTCCATTGAAGACagtcccaaaatgctggagtaactcagcgggtcaggcagcatctctggagaaaagggataggtgacttttcgggtcgagacccttcttcagactgatagtgaggggagagggagaggtagagatactgcctgggttactccagcattttgtgtctatcttcggtgtaaaccattatctgcagttccttcctacacatagtctcTTTCTACGTTATGTGAAAATATAAATGATTTTAACTCCCTTCTTTCCTATCAAAGTGAGAACCGTGAGCACAGGTGTTGCCTGCTTTCCTAAGTATCCCCAGCTTTCTTGTTTCAGATCCAGCATCTGTAGACCTTTGCTTGTAACTAATTCAGTTATCACTCTGGAGAGGCCAAACCAcagtggaaaataaaataaagcatGTCATGGAAGATAACATCATTTGTTACTCTTCAACACACTCCTAAGTGTTTTATTCCGCTGTTGCTTAGCAAAGCAATAGGTGGCTATGTGGCTCAGGAAGTCTGTCCCTTCTGAATGCTTTTAATAATGACCCTGCAGAATGACTAATAGTGCTCCCTGAAGACTTTCATCAAATCTGGACCGTTTTCATTGCTTAGtttatcagtttatcagtttggagatacagcgcagaaacaggcccttcggccccccgaatCTGCGCCAActtgcgattcccgcacactaacattattcgacacaaaccagggacaatttataccaaactaatgaacctaccaacctgtacaacttcggagtgtgggaggaaaccgaagatctcggagaaaatccacgcaggtcacggggagaacatacaaactccatacagaccaaagatcttatagcagagctctgctatagggtctttgatacagacagcgcccatggtcacaATCAaagccggatctctggcactgtaaggcagtggtTCTCCCGTACTGCCCTGTTCTTGCTGTTCAAGAATAGTGGAGTTTCCATATTCTTCATTTGGCCATGCAGATTTTCCCTGATGCTCCGCCTtactcccacatcgcaaagatgtgtctgacacaagggactgcagatgctggtttacaaaaaaaaaaaagacacaaagtgctggagtaactcagtgggtcagacagcatctctggagaacatggatagccccAACCCGAAACGGTGACTATTTACgtattccgcagatgctgcctgaccagctgaactgCTCCAAAAACATGATGCTGGACTCATTGGCCACAAATGCCAAAACGAATCAATGAGGACGTCTGAGAGAGAAATCATTTGTAGTCGTACAAGAAAATAAATGAGGTGGGGTAATGGGATGAGTGGGATTGTGTCTTTGGAGTCAACCAATTGGCCTCTATCCAAGTACACCAAATAAGTAACACTCTCATCTATAAAGGTGTTATGTTTCACCCCACACTAGGGACTGGGAAACCTTAGTCGATTTGAGACTCCAGCATAATGCGGAGGGTGTGCTCCACTGTTGACCctcagctggtagacctgctggtcacagcatggatttcctctgggtactctggtatcctcccacattccaaagataggcgggtttgttggttaattggcctttataagtttgtccctagcgtgtagggagtggatgatagtGGGATTGATcattggcgtggacttgatgggccgaatggcctgtttctaagctgcattgttcaatcaatcaagatcctacACTCATTAAGTCAGAAgatcatacaacatggaagcaatcccttcatccaacatgcccatgctgaccaagatgtcccatctgcactggtTCCACCTGGtgcttttggctcatatccctgctttcctattgatgtacctgtccaaatggcttgtTATAgtgcctacctcaactacctccttcctggttctcttgattcccctactctggtacaAACAAGATTGTGCATTCCACCTTACCTATTCTGCTAAATAATGATGACTGGACCTACTTGATGAGAGAATGTTCTCGCGATGTGTTACTGTTAGTTTTTGGTGCCTGCCCACCAGAGGGCAGTGGCGAGCTGTTTACAGCCCATGTCCTGCCCACACCACAATGCAGCGGGATTGACAAGCCTTGACTTTGGCATGGCGCCAATAAAACAAATGTCATTAGTCCAAGGAAGGAAGTCTTGTGTTCTGCAGATGACAGCAACCCCTTTGGCAGACTGCCATGACTTTCTACACAGTGGAGGTCATGGGGATGGGAAGCTCTATTGCAGAACCATTGCtcaattcttgattagcatgggtgtcaaggCTAATGGGGAGGCTGGGGAATCAGgttaggtagagatagatcagctatgattgaatgccagagtagacttgatgggccgaatggcctaattctattcctatcatatGACCTTGACCTCATGAGCCAATCATCCACAA
Above is a window of Leucoraja erinacea ecotype New England chromosome 35, Leri_hhj_1, whole genome shotgun sequence DNA encoding:
- the LOC129713259 gene encoding beta-microseminoprotein-like, with product MAQTVLVCVTLLLMAFDLCYSDCKFVMKTESECLENGIPHSVGSMWKGDDCYSCYCGKVTAICCTEYVQTPDIPNNCEAIFDKRLCRYRIYSKDNPDILCE